A single window of Candidatus Hydrogenedentota bacterium DNA harbors:
- a CDS encoding ABC transporter ATP-binding protein, with product MIQVHDFHKAYDGKIAVAGLSFGVEPGQILGMVGPNGAGKTTTLRAICGVIPPSHGRIAIDGYDVRENPVEAKLRIAYVPDDPKAFDVLTVWEHMRYTASAYGVKDYTAKANALLERFELTEHRDKMGGELSRGMRQKMALCCAYLHDPKVILLDEPMTGIDPLGIRTTKQSIREEAAKGAAIVLSSHLLDIVEDLCTHLLILHEGECLFLGALDEARERFRTSEGETSLEEAFIKATSAKGSPPPLPQESVDEHRG from the coding sequence ATGATTCAGGTTCACGATTTTCACAAGGCATATGACGGCAAGATCGCTGTCGCGGGCTTGAGCTTTGGGGTTGAACCCGGACAGATACTTGGCATGGTCGGCCCGAACGGGGCTGGGAAGACCACGACGTTGCGCGCGATTTGCGGCGTGATTCCACCGTCGCACGGGCGCATCGCTATCGATGGCTACGATGTTCGCGAGAATCCCGTTGAGGCGAAGCTACGGATTGCCTACGTGCCTGACGATCCGAAAGCGTTCGATGTACTGACGGTGTGGGAGCACATGCGGTACACGGCGAGCGCGTATGGGGTCAAGGATTACACGGCAAAGGCGAATGCGTTGTTGGAACGCTTCGAGCTTACCGAACATCGCGACAAGATGGGAGGCGAACTCTCGCGTGGTATGCGGCAGAAGATGGCCTTGTGCTGCGCTTACCTGCACGATCCGAAGGTCATTCTGCTCGACGAACCCATGACGGGAATCGACCCGCTTGGCATTCGTACGACAAAGCAGAGCATTCGTGAGGAGGCGGCAAAGGGCGCGGCAATCGTGCTGAGTTCGCATTTGCTAGACATTGTCGAAGATTTGTGTACGCACCTGCTTATCCTTCATGAAGGAGAGTGTCTGTTTCTCGGCGCGCTGGATGAAGCCCGTGAACGGTTCCGCACGAGTGAGGGAGAAACCAGCCTCGAAGAAGCGTTTATCAAGGCGACGTCCGCAAAGGGCAGTCCGCCGCCGTTGCCACAAGAATCGGTTGATGAGCATAGGGGGTGA
- a CDS encoding cystathionine gamma-synthase, which yields MRFKTLAIHAGQGPDPAFGAVMTPIYQTSTFAFKGVNQPGPFDYSRSGNPTRKALENCVAALEGGTHGFAFGTGMAAEATVLAMLDSGAHIIVHDDLYGGTYRLLTSVVAPKGVAIDFVNLRDIDAIRKAIRPNTKMIWIETPTNPLMNLIDLEAVANVAKEKGVVTVCDNTFLSPYFQRPLDFGVDVVLHSTTKYMNGHSDVVGGAVIVKDQALGEKIGFLQNALGSCAGPQDCFLVLRGLKTLAIRMEEHNKNALGIARWLEKHPKVERVLHPGLESHPQHALAKKQMTGFGGTFSFCVKGGQEEAFRLLSGVELLTLAESLGGVESLIEHPWSMTHVSMPEEFRAKMGITQNLIRISVGIEDLDDLIADLDQAFKKV from the coding sequence ATGCGATTCAAGACCTTGGCGATTCATGCCGGACAAGGCCCCGACCCCGCGTTTGGCGCGGTCATGACGCCCATCTACCAGACCTCGACGTTTGCCTTCAAAGGCGTCAACCAACCCGGCCCTTTCGACTACTCGCGCAGCGGCAACCCCACGCGCAAGGCCCTCGAAAACTGCGTTGCCGCCCTTGAAGGCGGCACCCACGGGTTCGCCTTCGGCACCGGCATGGCCGCCGAAGCCACTGTCCTCGCCATGCTTGATTCCGGCGCGCATATCATCGTCCACGACGACCTTTACGGCGGCACCTACCGTTTGCTCACGTCCGTGGTGGCTCCAAAGGGCGTCGCGATCGATTTCGTGAACTTGCGCGATATCGACGCCATCCGGAAGGCCATTCGTCCCAACACGAAGATGATCTGGATCGAAACGCCCACAAACCCGCTCATGAACCTCATCGATCTAGAAGCGGTCGCGAACGTAGCGAAAGAGAAGGGCGTCGTCACCGTGTGCGACAACACGTTCCTCTCGCCGTATTTTCAGCGTCCGCTCGACTTCGGCGTGGATGTGGTGCTGCACTCGACGACTAAGTACATGAACGGCCACTCCGACGTGGTCGGCGGCGCGGTCATCGTGAAGGATCAGGCGCTCGGCGAGAAGATCGGCTTCCTGCAGAATGCGCTCGGCTCCTGCGCCGGTCCCCAAGATTGCTTCCTCGTCTTGCGCGGACTCAAGACACTCGCCATTCGCATGGAAGAACACAACAAGAATGCGCTGGGCATCGCGCGCTGGCTGGAGAAACATCCCAAGGTCGAACGCGTCCTGCATCCCGGCCTCGAAAGCCACCCGCAGCACGCCCTGGCGAAGAAACAGATGACCGGCTTCGGCGGAACATTCAGCTTCTGCGTGAAGGGTGGCCAGGAAGAGGCGTTCCGATTGCTGAGCGGTGTCGAACTGCTTACGCTCGCGGAATCGCTCGGCGGCGTCGAATCGCTCATTGAGCACCCGTGGAGCATGACCCACGTCTCCATGCCCGAAGAGTTCCGCGCCAAGATGGGCATCACCCAGAACCTGATCCGCATCTCCGTCGGCATCGAAGACCTCGACGACCTCATCGCCGACCTCGATCAGGCTTTCAAGAAGGTCTGA
- a CDS encoding NAD(P)H-dependent oxidoreductase yields the protein MAYTPKILAFAGSLRKESFNKRLVKIAIAGAEAAGAQVTYIDLRDFPLPVFDEDLEAAEGMPANGRAIKDIMLAHDGWLLSCPEYNSSITAVLKNTIDWASRREGNEKPLECFAGKVVSLMSASPGALGGLRGLVTVRSLLSNIQMIVLPEQVSIPGAGDAFNADGSLKDEKKQAQIRGLGENLARVLAKLKG from the coding sequence ATGGCGTATACACCGAAGATTCTGGCGTTTGCGGGAAGCCTGCGGAAGGAGTCCTTCAATAAGAGACTCGTGAAGATTGCCATTGCTGGGGCGGAGGCGGCGGGGGCTCAGGTGACCTATATCGATTTGCGGGATTTTCCGTTGCCTGTTTTTGACGAAGACCTCGAAGCTGCCGAGGGAATGCCCGCGAATGGCAGGGCGATCAAAGACATCATGCTTGCGCACGATGGCTGGTTGTTGTCGTGCCCGGAGTACAACAGCTCCATCACGGCGGTGCTCAAGAACACGATAGACTGGGCGTCGCGCCGAGAAGGCAATGAGAAGCCGCTGGAATGTTTCGCGGGGAAGGTCGTCAGCCTGATGAGTGCGTCGCCGGGTGCATTGGGTGGGTTGCGTGGATTGGTGACCGTGCGGTCGCTATTGAGCAATATCCAGATGATCGTGCTGCCGGAGCAGGTTTCCATTCCAGGTGCGGGGGACGCTTTCAATGCTGATGGTTCCCTGAAGGACGAGAAGAAGCAGGCGCAGATCCGGGGATTGGGCGAGAACTTGGCGAGGGTGTTGGCGAAGCTGAAGGGATAA